One window from the genome of Dyella sp. A6 encodes:
- the purT gene encoding formate-dependent phosphoribosylglycinamide formyltransferase, whose protein sequence is MKPFGTPHSDHALRVLLLGSGELGKEVAIELQRLAVEVVAVDRYADAPAMQVAHRSHVIDMLDGAALRALIESEQPDLVVPEVEAIHTPTLVEMEKQGLHVVPTARAAWLTMNREGIRRLAAEELDLPTSPYRFCDSEADYRAAVEAVGYPFVIKPVMSSSGKGQSIVRDAEGLQQAWDYAQSGGRAGKGRVIVEGFIDFDFEITLLTVRHRDGTSFCAPIGHRQEDGDYRESWQPQPMSDAALAEAQRQAAALSAALGGWGVFGMEFFVKGDKVIFSEVSPRPHDTGLVTLISQDLSEFALHARAILGLPVPAIRQFGPSASCAVLVEGEGKAPRYQGVAEALAEPDTQLRIFGKPEVKGRRRMAVTLARDASIDAAKAKAVRAAQCLQVTL, encoded by the coding sequence ATGAAGCCGTTCGGCACCCCCCATTCCGATCATGCCCTTCGCGTGTTGCTGCTGGGCTCGGGTGAGCTGGGCAAGGAAGTCGCGATCGAACTGCAGCGGCTGGCGGTGGAAGTGGTGGCGGTCGACCGCTACGCCGACGCACCGGCCATGCAGGTCGCGCACCGCAGCCATGTCATCGACATGCTCGACGGCGCCGCCCTGCGCGCGCTGATCGAAAGCGAACAGCCCGACCTGGTCGTGCCGGAGGTCGAGGCAATCCACACGCCGACCCTGGTCGAGATGGAAAAGCAGGGGCTGCACGTGGTGCCGACCGCGCGTGCCGCGTGGCTGACGATGAACCGCGAAGGCATCCGCCGGCTGGCAGCCGAGGAACTTGACCTGCCGACCTCGCCCTACCGCTTCTGCGACAGCGAGGCGGACTACCGCGCAGCGGTCGAGGCGGTCGGTTATCCGTTCGTGATCAAGCCGGTGATGAGTTCCTCGGGCAAGGGCCAGAGCATCGTGCGCGATGCGGAGGGCCTGCAGCAGGCCTGGGACTACGCGCAATCGGGCGGGCGTGCCGGCAAGGGGCGCGTCATCGTCGAGGGTTTCATCGACTTCGATTTCGAGATCACCCTGCTGACGGTGCGTCATCGCGACGGCACGTCGTTCTGCGCGCCGATCGGTCATCGCCAGGAAGATGGCGACTATCGCGAGTCGTGGCAGCCGCAGCCGATGAGCGACGCTGCATTGGCCGAGGCGCAGCGCCAGGCGGCGGCACTGTCGGCCGCGCTGGGCGGCTGGGGCGTGTTCGGCATGGAGTTCTTCGTGAAGGGTGATAAGGTGATCTTTTCCGAGGTCAGCCCGCGTCCCCACGATACCGGCCTGGTCACCCTGATCTCGCAGGACCTCTCCGAATTCGCGCTGCATGCGCGGGCCATCCTGGGCCTGCCGGTGCCGGCGATCCGCCAGTTCGGTCCGTCCGCATCCTGCGCGGTGCTGGTGGAGGGTGAAGGCAAGGCGCCGCGCTACCAGGGTGTGGCCGAGGCACTGGCCGAACCGGACACGCAATTGCGCATCTTCGGCAAGCCGGAGGTGAAGGGGCGCCGGCGCATGGCGGTGACCCTGGCGCGTGACGCGAGCATCGACGCGGCCAAGGCCAAGGCCGTGCGCGCGGCGCAATGCCTGCAGGTGACGTTGTAG
- a CDS encoding FMN-binding glutamate synthase family protein, whose amino-acid sequence MDSMGFSHWLVVLVEAVIVLLLLLLVIGLVVVLMTWVLDRNQTSNSVLRNFPVVGHFRYGFLRLGEFFRQYLYSSDREELPFNRAQRMWVYRAAKNSENTNAFGSTRDLRSEGVPFFVNAAFPALDGHHVEARPIQIGPYAREPYDHAAFFNISAMSFGALSAPAVRALSHGAAKAGVWLDTGEGGLAPYHLEGGCDIVFEIGTAKYGVRTPDGQLDEQKLLEVCAHKQVKLVSIKLGQGAKPGMGGLLPAAKVTAEIARIRGIPEGQDSQSPNRHLDIANVTQLMDRLNHIRELTGKPTGFKAVFGDMRMIEELCDEVHRRGIESAPDFIIVDGSEGGTGAAPQTLMEGVGLPLHEALPMLVNTLIERGLRQRVKVICSGKCITAYDVAWALSMGADFVNSARGFMLALGCIQSLQCNRNTCPTGITTQNLKLQRGLVVTDKTEKVAHYARNVMREVGIIAHSCGLEDPRHLDRTHCRVVGDDGLSVPLVQLFPYPEAPRQAG is encoded by the coding sequence ATGGATTCGATGGGTTTCTCGCACTGGCTGGTGGTACTGGTCGAGGCCGTGATCGTGCTGCTGTTGCTGCTGCTGGTCATCGGCCTGGTGGTGGTGTTGATGACCTGGGTGCTGGACCGCAACCAGACCTCGAATTCGGTATTGCGCAACTTCCCGGTGGTCGGGCATTTCCGTTACGGCTTCCTGCGGCTGGGCGAATTTTTCCGGCAGTACCTGTATTCCAGCGACCGCGAGGAGCTGCCGTTCAACCGTGCCCAGCGCATGTGGGTTTACCGCGCCGCCAAGAACAGCGAGAACACCAACGCTTTCGGTTCCACCCGCGACCTGCGCAGCGAAGGCGTGCCGTTTTTCGTCAACGCGGCATTCCCTGCGCTGGATGGCCACCACGTCGAAGCCAGGCCGATCCAGATCGGCCCGTATGCACGTGAGCCGTACGACCATGCCGCCTTCTTCAATATCTCGGCGATGAGTTTCGGTGCGCTGTCGGCGCCCGCCGTGCGTGCGTTGTCGCATGGCGCGGCCAAGGCCGGCGTATGGCTGGATACCGGCGAGGGCGGCCTGGCGCCTTACCACCTGGAAGGCGGCTGCGACATCGTGTTCGAGATCGGCACGGCCAAGTACGGCGTGCGTACGCCCGATGGCCAGCTCGACGAGCAGAAGCTGCTCGAAGTCTGCGCGCACAAGCAGGTGAAACTGGTCAGCATCAAGCTGGGGCAGGGCGCCAAGCCGGGCATGGGCGGCCTGCTGCCGGCGGCGAAGGTCACCGCGGAGATCGCCAGGATCCGCGGCATTCCGGAAGGGCAGGATTCGCAGAGTCCGAACCGGCACCTGGACATCGCCAACGTGACCCAGCTGATGGACCGGTTGAACCATATCCGCGAGCTGACCGGCAAGCCGACCGGGTTCAAGGCAGTGTTCGGCGATATGCGCATGATCGAGGAACTGTGCGACGAGGTGCACCGGCGCGGCATCGAAAGCGCGCCCGACTTCATCATCGTCGATGGTTCCGAGGGCGGTACCGGCGCCGCCCCGCAGACGCTGATGGAAGGTGTCGGCCTGCCGCTGCACGAAGCCCTGCCGATGCTGGTCAACACGCTGATCGAGCGTGGCTTGCGCCAGCGCGTGAAAGTGATCTGCTCGGGCAAGTGCATTACCGCCTACGACGTGGCCTGGGCGCTGTCGATGGGGGCGGACTTCGTCAATTCGGCGCGTGGCTTCATGCTGGCGCTGGGCTGCATCCAGTCGCTGCAGTGCAACCGCAACACCTGTCCGACCGGCATCACCACGCAGAACCTCAAGCTGCAGCGCGGCCTGGTGGTGACCGACAAGACCGAGAAGGTGGCGCACTATGCCCGCAACGTGATGCGCGAAGTGGGCATCATCGCGCACAGCTGCGGGCTGGAGGATCCGCGCCATCTGGACCGCACGCATTGTCGCGTGGTCGGCGACGACGGACTTTCGGTGCCGCTGGTGCAGCTGTTCCCGTACCCAGAGGCACCCAGACAGGCAGGTTGA